The Rhizobium oryzihabitans genomic sequence CTTCTCGGATAAACCAAGTCCAACTGATCAATGTTGCAGAGATAAATCTCGGACTTTGTTTCTCTTCCGATAGGCTTGGTTGATAGGCGCTTCAATAAATCGATATGAGGCCAAACCAAATATGGTGGTCAACGCCAAGGCGAAAAAGGCCGTAAAAAGCAGGAACGCAAGACCAGACAGCCCCGTCATCGCTACGGTTTTCATTGATATTTGAATCATTAAATTATGCACTAAATAGATGGAATAACTAGCATTTCCCAAGCTCAATAAAAACCAGTGCTTAGCGACGTAACCGTTCCGCTCGAGAAAAACACAGCCTGACACAAGTAACATCCCGGCAACGCCCCAGGTCAGGGGACGTAATATGTTATTGTTGTAGAGGCTGAATCCAGAACTAGTCGAGATGATAATAACAACTCCCAAAACAATAAGCAGCCAAGAGCCTCGGGGCCCCACTAAAATCGAATCGTTTCTGAGGCCGGAGAAAAACGCCCCAAAGGCAGCACCAAATGCAAAATCCAAAATTACGGGACTGCTATAATATTTGAAATAATCATCGAACGGAAATATTAGACCTGAAGCAACTAAAGAAAACAGGAAAAACACAAGAAAAATTAATCTATATTGAGAGCTTCGTATAAACATCAAAATAGAAAATACGAAATAAAAAAACATTTCATAATTCAGTGTCCAGCCTACAGACAGCACCGGCTCCCAAAAGCCCCCACGTTCAAAGGGAATAAAAAACAATGACTTCCAAACATAACTTGGCTGCAACTCCATAACGCCCAAAGGCCGAGCACCGACAATAAAAAGAGACACGATTAATAATGTCATCATCCAATAAATCGGAACGACTCGCACAACTCTATTCATCAAAAACTTAAAAGGGTCCACGTCCTTATTATAGGTTGTGACGACCATTATAAACCCGCTCAGGACAAAGAATATGTCCACACCGGAAGCACCACCCTCGTATTTTCTAACATCGGGAAAAACACGACCGATCACCGGTATGAAATGATGAAAGAATACCAAAAGCGCGGCGGCGGCTCGCAATACCTGAAGATTCACTATCATTAATACAAAACCTCAAAATACTACAATTCAATTATCATTTTAAAAGGGCGCATAAAAAATATAAAATGAAGCCGATTCTTTGCGTTTTCGCAGATTGCATTCACACCCACTGTAACCGGCAACGAAGATCGCGCAACACTGATATTGAGTAACCCATCGCAACAACACCCGACTGCCCCGCAGTTGGGACAGCGATCGACATCGGAAGGCTTTGAACCGAAACGCGCCTCAAAAGCCGGTTAAGGATACCGAAACTTCAGCCGCGTGAGGCGTATTTTAACACTTGATCGTTTGCTTGGCCTGTGCGATTTAAGAAGAAATTTTAAATGTTGGATAACCCTGTTCGACATTACGCATACTTAAGTTTGTATTTTAAAAATTTGGAGAGTTGTAATGTCCCGCCTTCGTAACGGCTCGACGCTCGCTGGTGCGATATTGGTTACCAGCATCGGCCTTTTTTCAGCAGCTGCCAACGCCCAGACTGTCGAAAACGCACCTGCCGCTGTTCAGGAGCAGACGCCACCCGTTGAAAGCGCCGCGACAAGCGCGCCCGTCAAGGCTGCAGATGAAACCAACGCCGCTTTTCTGGCGCGCGTTCATAGCGCCAATCCGGGCACCGTCGCTCTTTCCGCCGCAGAATTGTTCAAGCAGTCGCCGGCGCCTGGCACGGTCAAGGATCTGATCACCATCGCCTCAAGCACCGATGCGGCAACCGCCGACATCGCAGGAGAAGTCACGAACGGGTTTCCGATCATTGCCGTCTCTACCAGCGCTGCTCAATTCTCCGAACAGCTTTCTGCCATGGTTTTGAATGATTCCAGCCAATTGCCCGTCGTCGTTGCACTGGCTCAGAAGGTCGCCAACAAGGACTTCTCCGAAGTTGTCGGCGAAGGTCTTGCACTTGCTTATTCCACGGCAATGCAGAGTGGTAATACGATACTCGCGGCCGCGATCCAGTTGCAGACAAAGGGTACCGGCGTACCCTCCGACCTGCTGATCGCCTTTAGCGAAAACGTCCAGGGAACGGCTGCCGGCCCGGCTGCACCCGCAGCCGCCGCAGCAGCTGCATCTCCTATCGGCGGCGCCGGTTCCACGCCTGCCAGCGGCAACAGCATCGGCGGCTCAGGTGCTGCGGGTGATACGGGCGGGACGGTACAAGCCGGGGGTGGAGCAGCGCCCGTCGGCGGTGGAGGAAGTGGAAGTGGAACAACAACGACAACAACCGGTGCCACCGGCGCCTTGCTGTCCATAACGGTTTCAACCGGCAGCACCAGCACGCCAACGAGCACAAGTCCCGTCTGAGCCTGGTTTTGCCATTTCCTCCGGAGATGGCGATCGACTGTTCCACGATGCAACCGAGACTTGGCGGGCATTGCGCCCGCCGGAAAAAGCGAGGCTGACAGTTGTTGCAAAGGCACGATCCTCTGACGATGACCGATTACGATAAGAGCGGACTTACAGCCGACTTTATCGATATCGACGCCGCTCTTGCGATGATCCGCCGACAATGGCGCGTCGTCCTTGCCGCGATTGCCGTCGCCGGGGCAATTGGTCTCGCTTTCGCCGCAACGGCCGTTCCGATCTATTCAGCCTCGGCGACCCTTTTGATTGATCGCAACAACAGCCAGATCGTCGAGCAGCTATCGACAATCGGCGGCGTCATCGAGGACGAAGCCTCCATTCTCAGCCAGGTCGAAGTCCTGCAATCCGAAACAATCGGCCTTGCCGTGGTCGACAGTCTCAATCTGGCGGAAAACCAGGAATTCCGGGCAACGCGAGCATCGCTTCTGAGTTCGATATTCAGCACCGTCCGTTCGGTGGTCAATGTTTCGCAATGGTTTTCACCCGTCAAAAAAGAGACTGTCATTGACGATGGAACCCTGAAGAGATCGCTGTCGGACCGTTTGCTTCAGGGCCTCAGCGTCAAGCGCATCGGCCGAACCTACGCGCTGGAACTGACCTATAATTCGACGTCGCCGGTTCTCGCCGCACAGATCGTCAACGCCG encodes the following:
- a CDS encoding acyltransferase family protein, whose translation is MIVNLQVLRAAAALLVFFHHFIPVIGRVFPDVRKYEGGASGVDIFFVLSGFIMVVTTYNKDVDPFKFLMNRVVRVVPIYWMMTLLIVSLFIVGARPLGVMELQPSYVWKSLFFIPFERGGFWEPVLSVGWTLNYEMFFYFVFSILMFIRSSQYRLIFLVFFLFSLVASGLIFPFDDYFKYYSSPVILDFAFGAAFGAFFSGLRNDSILVGPRGSWLLIVLGVVIIISTSSGFSLYNNNILRPLTWGVAGMLLVSGCVFLERNGYVAKHWFLLSLGNASYSIYLVHNLMIQISMKTVAMTGLSGLAFLLFTAFFALALTTIFGLASYRFIEAPINQAYRKRNKVRDLSLQH